From the genome of Apodemus sylvaticus chromosome 3, mApoSyl1.1, whole genome shotgun sequence, one region includes:
- the Tssk3 gene encoding testis-specific serine/threonine-protein kinase 3 codes for MEDFLLSNGYQLGKTIGEGTYSKVKEAFSKKHQRKVAIKIIDKMGGPEEFIQRFLPRELQIVRTLDHKNIIRVYEMLESADGKIYLVMELAEGGDVFDCVLNGGPLPESRAKALFRQMVEAIRYCHGCGVAHRDLKCENALLQGFNLKLTDFGFAKVLPKSRRELSQTFCGSTAYAAPEVLQGIPHDSKKGDVWSMGVVLYVMLCASLPFDDTDIPKMLWQQQKGVSLPTHLGISTECQDLLKRLLEPDMILRPSIEEVSWHPWLAST; via the exons ATGGAGGACTTTCTACTCTCCAATGGATATCAGCTGGGCAAGACCATTGGGGAAGGGACctactcaaaagtcaaagaagcATTTTCcaaaaaacatcaaagaaaagtGGCAATTAAAATTATAGACAAGATGGGAGGGCCAGAAG AGTTTATCCAGAGATTCCTGCCTCGGGAGCTCCAGATTGTCCGTACCCTGGACCACAAAAACATCATCCGGGTGTATGAGATGCTGGAATCAGCAGATGGAAAAATCTACCTGGTGATGGAACTGGCTGAGGGAGGGGATGTCTTTGACTGTGTGCTGAACGGAGGGCCACTTCCCGAGAGCCGGGCTAAGGCCCTCTTCCGCCAGATGGTTGAGGCTATTCGCTATTGCCATGGCTGTGGCGTGGCCCACCGGGACCTTAAGTGTGAGAACGCCTTGTTGCAGGGCTTCAACCTGAAGCTGACCGACTTTGGCTTTGCCAAGGTGCTACCCAAGTCACGCAGGGAGCTGAGCCAGACCTTCTGTGGCAGCACAGCCTATGCGGCCCCTGAGGTGCTACAGGGCATACCCCATGATAGCAAGAAAGGCGATGTCTGGAGTATGGGTGTGGTCCTGTATGTAATGCTCTGCGCAAGCCTACCTTTTGATGACACAGATATCCCCAAGATGCTGTGGCAGCAGCAGAAGGGGGTGTCCCTCCCCACTCATCTGGGCATCTCGACCGAATGCCAGGATCTGCTCAAGCGGCTCCTGGAACCAGACATGATACTCCGGCCTTCAATCGAAGAAGTTAGTTGGCACCCATGGCTAGCAAGCACTTGA
- the Fam229a gene encoding protein FAM229A codes for MQSSPSTLGPGRAADTCQAPPGPERPPAARARAVASSLGPASASGRVPRGLDMSAQETPQGRRFPIEAGDSPGLASAPESQDSPEPVATDQNPVRPLRRCPGCHCLTLLHVPIDVYLAMGGSPRARAT; via the exons ATGCAGTCCTCCCCTTCGACGCTGGGGCCCGGGCGCGCAGCAGACACCTGCCAGGCTCCGCCTGGACCGGAGCGTCCTCCCGCGGCCAGGGCTCGGGCAGTTGCTTCCAGCCTGGGACCGGCCTCGGCCTCCGGCAG AGTGCCCCGGGGCCTGGACATGAGTGCCCAGGAGACCCCACAGGGTCGAAGATTCCCCATTGAGGCCGGAGACTCCCCTGGCCTTGCCTCCGCCCCCGAGTCCCAGGATAGCCCGGAGCCTGTAGCTACGGATCAAAACCCTGTCAG GCCGCTCCGACGCTGCCCGGGCTGCCACTGTCTGACGCTGCTGCACGTGCCCATCGACGTCTACCTGGCCATGGGCGGGAGCCCCCGGGCCCGTGCTACCTGA